A genomic stretch from Asterias rubens chromosome 7, eAstRub1.3, whole genome shotgun sequence includes:
- the LOC117292562 gene encoding uncharacterized protein LOC117292562: MTKNGKSHSVGNGKGKEDARQNLIDEICKLRSKSVKSGLTHAKVDAALAAHHNGVSAASGCCNGKIRANFRWFFLTCIPIALGLVVFACREEIFMWFDDPCIIGSNFIFAEIGRPNAPCDLCRNLTEVPTYETITPAEFVAKHAYNIRPALVTGATANWTAMGTFNYDFFKELYGSHPEALDAVEKECQFFPYNTEFGSLKDAFEMPADRAALKDGEKHWYFGWSNCDPVVAVKLRKHYQRPYFLPESSESSALDWIFMGGPGVGAGIHLDNVEKPSWQAQLSGKKTWTLLPLPECENICHELQVTVNTGDIIVLDTNQWYHTTRIHPGKISITIGSEFD, translated from the exons ATGACGAAAAATGGCAAGAGCCACTCTGTGGGGAACGGAAAAGGTAAAGAAGATGCACGACAAAATCTGATTGACGAGATCTGCAAATTGAGAAGTAAGTCTGTGAAAAGTGGACTCACACATGCAAAAGTTGATGCAGCACTGGCCGCCCACCACAACGGGGTGTCAGCAGCAAGTGGTTGTTGCAATGGTAAAATCAGAGCGAATTTTCGATGGTTCTTTCTGACATGTATTCCAATTGCACTTGGACTTGTTGTGTTTGCCTGCCGTGAAGAGATTTTCATGTGGTTTGACGATCCGTGCATTATCGGCAGTAACTTTATATTTGCGGAGATCGGCCGGCCAAACGCTCCGTGCGACCTGTGCCGCAACCTCACCGAGGTACCGACGTACGAGACGATCACCCCGGCGGAGTTCGTCGCAAAACACGCTTACAACATCCGTCCCGCTCTCGTGACTGGAGCAACTGCGAACTGGACCGCAATGGGAACATTTAATTACGATTTCTTTAAGGAACTTTATGGAAGTCATCCAGAGGCTTTGGATGCTGTAGAGAAGGAATGTCAGTTCTTTCCATATAATACGGAATTTGGTTCTTTGAAAGATGCATTTGAGATGCCGGCAGATAGAGCGGCGTTGAAGGATGGGGAGAAGCACTGGTATTTCGGCTG GAGTAACTGTGACCCAGTTGTGGCGGTCAAATTACGGAAGCATTACCAGAGGCCTTATTTCTTGCCGGAGAGCTCTGAGTCCAGTGCGTTGGACTGGATATTCATGGGTGGACCGGGGGTTGGAGCAGGCATACAT tTAGATAATGTAGAGAAACCATCTTGGCAGGCCCAGCTTTCCGGCAAAAAAACCTGGACACTTCTCCCCCTGCCTGAATGTGAAAATATCTGTCACGAACTCCAGGTTACTGTCAACACGGGAGACATAA